The sequence AATATTTGCTTTTCTTGACTTCTGGTGCCCGTTTTTAGCAACTTCCAAGACGATTTTCTCTTTTACCGGAAGTTGAGCTATGCGTGTTTGCAAATCTGTTTTTCCCTCTTCAGTACAGATAAATTTTCTATTAGCTCGGTTACGGATTACATAAAAACTACCCAATGATTCAGCTATCCATAAAAATTTGAAGATATCTGCTTCCCTATCACCAAGAGTGACAAGTTGTACATCTTTGGAAACGTTATTTATGGTTTCTTTTAGTGCTGCTATCCACTTATAACTTTCTTTCTCCTCTATAGAAGTACGGTATTTCCTATTTGCTTTTTCTTTTGCTGTTTCTTCTTTTCTAGCGGGACGCGCCCAGCACTGTTGAGAAGATAAACCTAAAGGTAATCCTTCTTTACTGACCATTAAGGCACTATGCAGCAGCAAACCCTTTTTATGCTTTGTATAAGCTTTAGAAATACTGCCTAGCCCTTTGGTATTTATATGAGAGTCAAAATCCAAATAACTAGTATCTTGGATTGAAAATATAAGCTTATTTCCTTTTATCCTTTCCGCTGTTTCTTTATGATGAGAAGAATAAATTTTCTCGGCCTCAAGCTTTTCATTACTAAACAACCTGTACGCGCCCTTAGCTTCTTTCCATCCACCACAACTTTGATTAATTGATCCAGATGCCTTACGCTCTATAAGATAACTTGTTGTAATAAGCCTCTTATTAAGCCTTATATCTCCCAGATTAACATGTCTCAACTCTCTTTCTAGCCATTTGTCCCCTAAGCTATCAGTATATTGCGTATTTGTATTTACTCCGTACATTTTTAAACCCTTTATCAAATATATGAATTTGCTATTTTACTAGCTTTTTTATATTTGTGGGTAAAAGTAAGATTTGAATCCAATTGAGCATTTTTGGTTTGCAATTAAACATGCTGTGAGAAAAATACTGCCAATTTTCTGGCCAGATGTTAACGCTGCTATTGATTTTATTTTTCAAAAATCGGGGAAAGCTTATCTGTGTTAGCTATATCATCTCGTAATGGTGGATTATCTATAGAACACCCTGGTAGTTCACAACAAAAGTAATACTGATTGATTTAAAAGAAGTTATCACTTTACTAGTGGTAAAGTGATGCCATATTGATTCATATATTTCCCTTTCATGACGTCATATGATTTTTCGCATTCACCTTCACCTTTTAAAAACACAAATTGGCATGCTCCTTCATTAGCGTAAATTTTTGCAGGAAGTGGAGTAGTATTTGAAAATTCTAATGTTACGTGGCCTTCCCATCCAGGCTCCAGTGGTGTAACGTTTACTATAATTCCGCATCTTGCATAAGTTGATTTACCAACACAAATCACTAAAAC is a genomic window of Wolbachia endosymbiont of Folsomia candida containing:
- a CDS encoding IS4 family transposase, translated to MIKGLKMYGVNTNTQYTDSLGDKWLERELRHVNLGDIRLNKRLITTSYLIERKASGSINQSCGGWKEAKGAYRLFSNEKLEAEKIYSSHHKETAERIKGNKLIFSIQDTSYLDFDSHINTKGLGSISKAYTKHKKGLLLHSALMVSKEGLPLGLSSQQCWARPARKEETAKEKANRKYRTSIEEKESYKWIAALKETINNVSKDVQLVTLGDREADIFKFLWIAESLGSFYVIRNRANRKFICTEEGKTDLQTRIAQLPVKEKIVLEVAKNGHQKSRKANIEVKYMKGYIPIRAPYIYGSKDTAHKISDKVAVYVVSAKEMDPPKGVEAIDWTLLTNVPVNSTLDAIERINWYKLRWKIEEYFRILKSGCKIESSRLTTKERLQKLIAIKSIITFKILYLTKVALSHPMEACTKVLSNEEWKALYIREHQVATLPEEPPNIKQAIIWLGKLGGFMNRKGDNLPGSMTLWRGYENLRESMVMLHIITSQSYG